The stretch of DNA TCAAGTGATAATCTAATAAAACACTTACTATCAGAGAGGTGAATTTTGACTAAAATCTGGAATGTGACTCTGAAGTATTTAGTGTTCTTGCTTACCACCGAAGCTGATTGTACTGCAAAATTCCCTGTACTGAAACAGCAATAGTTAATTAGTTTCTCTGGCATATCTTGCAACAGAACACTTCTGGCTTTTCAGGACAGTTAGAATTCTAAGACACTATCACGTTTTAAAAAACTGCCTTTATGAAAAGAACACTTCCTTTATCTTCTAGAAACCCAAATGGAAGGAGCAAGCCCTGGTGTTACACCAAAAAGAGATTCACCATTCGAGAAACACCCTGCAACATGGACAAGTGTGGTAAGTAATATCAGCCTCAATacaactgattatttttttaatagcacaAGGTTGATTCTTAGTTGTAAGAATATCTGAACAAAATTTCTCCTTCCATAGGACCTGCATGTGGTCAAAGGAGCATCAGCAAGTACTTCAAGATTGTTGGTGGAAGCCAGGCAGAGGTTGAGTCTCAGCCTTGGATAGCTGGCATCTTCCAGACTAGAAGGGGCACTGACCAATTCCTGTGTGGTGGCAGCCTCATTGACCCCTGCTGGGTGCTTACAGCAGCACACTGTTTTCATGACCCGTAAGTTTAGTTCTGCATCCTTCTTACTTGCAACTTCCTTGTGATTTCTTTGTGTGACGCTTGCTGAACTTCAAAGTGTAGCATAGTAAGAATGTGCTTTTGATTGAGTAAAACAAGACGACAGCCATAAACATTAAGCCTGTGGGAGTCCAAGTCTAGCAGAAGGAGCTAGCAAGATATAAATGTCTTGGTGGATTATGCAATTTAAACAACTTTAGCCAAAATTGGAGCCAGGGTTTCATTTCACCTTAGctgtttgcaaaacaaaaattgtgCTGAAAGGTGACAAGCTGTTGAGCAATACATTTATAAGTGGTTTTTGTCAtctttccttcagaaaactgaTCCTCCTGACCTCCTGCAGAGGATTCTCATTGCCAATGTCTGGCATTGGTAGCAGCTAGCTAGGGGTGCATTTCAAAATGCCTGAACGCCTGTCTTAATCCCTTCAAATGGAAAATCAGGATGATTTCCTTTAATGTATCAATTTTAAAGCTGactaaattttgctttttcttgtcagcattaaacacaaaaaaccctGGGACTGAATCTAAACTGTTTGACCCCTCTCTCAAAAACTGGTAGTCTTGATGAATCTCTTTACTCTCGCTCAGGTCAAACCCACTAGATAAATCCAGGTACAAAGTCTACCTTGGAAAGTCCATGCTGAACGTTACTGATGATAATGAACAAGTATTCATGGTTGATGACATCATTTCTCACCCAGAATTTACAGATGAGACAGGTGGCAATGACAATGATATTGGTAAGTGTCATCTTAATATGAGCCTTTTAAACACTGAGGATAGGTGAAGGCTACATATTTGAGGGCATACATCTTCTAAAAGTAGAACCAGAGATGAGATAAAGGGGAGCAGGAACTAGGTAACTAGGTATTTCTGAGAACTAGGCCTGTGCTAAACAAGGTTTTTCTACTTGTATAAACTTTGTGGTACATCAGATGCATTACCTGGCACACAGTCAACTATAAGCCTGTCTTATCTCTGGACCTGTACAAGGCATGGCTTTACCATAAGCACTGGTGGCAGCATCCCACTGCTACCATCTTACTCTCTGTCTACAGAGATAACACTGTATGTATAgtaaatggaggaaaaaaatgcatgcacagTATGTTTCATCATAGTAGGGGAATGTTATACTGGGTACCACATTAGCCAAAGTTATCCTGAAATAAGAATTAATCCAAATTTCTGTAAATCTGTCTGGCCAATCCCTAAACTAAGAAAATCAGGAGGTGGGTTTTTGCAACTTGGACAGAACAGACTTGTCACTTGCATTCAACACTTGGGACTCTACCACTCCTTCAAAATTCCTGCTACTAAGGGAAAAAGACTCAAAGAATAGCTTCATAAGCCCTTCTGGTGAGAAGTTGAGTTTAAACTGCCccctcttcagcagagcagcGGATGCCACCCTCTACAGCTGTTCAGGAAGTTGAGGTTTTAAAACACCTGAAGATACACTTGCAGAATAATTTTCTCTGAGCTATTGGGCTGTATCCTTCCAGGAAGGAAGTTCAAGTTGGAACATTTGCCAGTTTTAGTGctgggaaattaattttgttgttaCTAAATAATGACCTAGTGTCCTTCCAAAAGGAATGAGAGAACTTGTATGTAACCAGAACTAAATGTAATTACAACTATTCCCATTAAGTGTACCAAATACTACTATTGTCAGATAACTTAAGGGGGGGAAAACTTTGCTTACAAATCTAAGTATCTTCTCTCTCTTGTTTCTCAGCTTTGATAAGGATAAGAACATCTACTGGGCAGTGTGCAGTAGAATCCAAATATGTCAGAACAGTCTGCTTGCCAGAGAAGAACCTTGACTTACAAGAGCACACCCGGTGTGAAATATCTGGCTATGGGAAACAAGATCTTTGTAAGTGAATAACTTCTCTTTCCAATGTTGTACTTCCACAATGTGGGAACTGGATGTTATTTATACCATGATCTGccaaggattaaaaaaaatatttcattctatTATTCCATGTACTTCCTGTGCTTCCCTAAGGTGATCTTTGCCGTCATCTTCTCCAGCTGTCAGTGGCATTTTTCCTATCTGATGTTTCTCACACTTGTTAAGCATGCAAAGTAAGCCAAGATGCAAACCACAGCAATTTATTCATTCCTGATGTGATaaggagtaaaaaaaattaagctgttAAGGATTAACCAATAATTGTGCAGAGCTTCCTTCAAAAACTATCAAACTCTTTCTCTCtaaaaccaaatgcaaactATAAAGCTCAGTAacacttgttttttctctttaaaacctCTTCCTTAACAGCAAAATTGAGGCAGTACTGCATAAGGTGGAAGTAAGCGCCTCAAATCAGATCTGGAAGGGTTATGCTAATTTTAAGTGCTGAATGTGTGCATtatggtttgtttggttggttttgtccTGGATGGTGAAAATAGTTAAATACTCTTTTGTTTGCAGATGACTATTCTTATGCTCAAAGACTGATGTCAGCCACTGTAAACTTAATAtcacagagaaaatgcaaatatcaATACTATGATGATGTCAGAGTTACTGACAACATGGTCTGTGCTGGAGATCCCACATGGATGACTGATGCATGCAAGGTAAAACTGGTTTGTTCTATattctgtataattttaaatgcatagaCACTATATGAATTGGGTAGTGGCAACTTGTCATCCTACTAGTCAGAAGAGGCTGTGTTTGTGTAGCAGGAATTTAGTACGTTCAGTAGTGTGGCTAAACACATGGAAGAAGGCTGGGACATAGTTAGGTGTTACCCCCTCCTCCAGACCCTCCTTTGGAGGTGCAAGAAGTGCAGTAGCTCAGCCACTGTTACTCCTCAAGGCCTTATTTACAATCAATCCATTCAAGCAATGGCTGGTAGATATGCATCAGTTCCAGTCTCAGCCTGCACTTCCTTAACGCTAACTATAGCTCAGCGAAAGGATAAAAGTAGACTTGGGGGCACActgacccccaccccccccagttTTCTCAAAACTAGATTTACTTCCCTGCACTCTTACTGGGCAGAGTGATTATGTGAGCCACTGAAAAGAACAAGTGTTGTCATTAAGTTTACAAGTACCTTACAGACAGGGAGGCAATTGATTCTGTAAGGAACTGGGTGTGTTGGCTTTGACCTTGTAATCACTAGCCTAGTATCTGTGACTATAAACTTAAGATGTTGTGTGCAAAGTAACCATTCTCTCTGTGCCCTGCTAGGGGGCATCTAGAGAACTCCTTACCTGACAGACTGTTCAAGTCACAGCAGATGCTGAACCTTCTGCTCCATCTATGCATTGTTctcaaaaatcaaaactttaGCTCATAGGTATTTACTAGCTTTTTTCACTCTAAAAAACCTAATCATAACATGCTCCCTGTTACAAACTCTCCAATATGCAGAAAATGGTCTAATATGCTCTTTCTGTTGTCAGGGAGATTCCGGTGGCCCCATGGTCTGTGAGCACAATGGCAGGATGATACTTTATGGGATTGTCAGCTGGGGAGATGGCTGTGCAAGGGAAAACAAGCCTGGTGTTTACACTAGAGTTACTCGATACCTTAACTGGATTGACTCCAATATGAATGCAGTTACTACCAAGAATCGTTTTGTTCCTGAACCAAAGTGACCTTTTGTCTACAGCTGGACTCAAATGCACAAGATTTAAGCCTATACTGATGCCAGGACACTGAAGTCCTGAATGACATGagaggcttttgttttaaatgcttgtgTGGTCTGCCACTCCCATCGGTGCTCCTGAGGCAGAGAGATGGTTGATATATTATCTTACTTACTCTGAATTGCCTGAAAACCACTCAGTGGgaagctgaaatatttaagtCTTAAATGAATATTCCCATGCACGATACTATGCAATATTGTTATCTGTCCACTCTAATTTATGAACCAGCATTGGTCTGGAAGTATTGGTACAGTTTTAACTTATTTGACTCAAGTCTTCATTTTATACATGGCCTGAGTTTAAAATCTTTCCTTATCACACTGAACAATACTAAGATTCAGGTCTTGGAAACCTAACTTGTTAAGACCAGTACTGAGAAGAGTGATCAGGTTTAGCATCAGAAGGTGAAAGAAGCTGAATTGGCATTATTATCACTAATGTGTAAAGGAGGACCAAACCCTGCTTAGACTGACACAACACTTGGTGTGCAGGGTTCATTGCAACAGACCCAACATATAGTAACATCTAAGGATATCACCTGTAGCTGTGTCCGTGTTACAAACTCTTAATGTGTTACATTTAAGAACTATGCTGCAAGAAGGCAAATGGAAACCTGACTGACTTCCAGGTCCCATTTGAAGGTGTCTGGGTCACTGGAAAGCCTGATTATGTGACCCTTTTCCAGTACCTCTGCACCCAGGAGAGGATTTAAGGACTGTGCACCCACTGAATGCTGCAGGTGCCAAGTCAAAACTTATTGCCATTAATTTTATTGATATTATATGGTaactgcttcttttttcccccaagacttatgctgattttattttgaaactttttttttgttttatagatTTGTGTTATTTCTATGAGGGCTGGAACCTCACcctttatttaattatttttactgtctttaaCTTATTGTTTGTAttaaagatgttaaaatatCATTAAAGAAAATCCTATTATTCTTATGTGTCTGTTCCTTCTCTCTTCCAAGGGGAAGGGTATGATTTCAAGGAGAGCTGCTATTATTAAGTTCTAATCTGAACCATTAAGTCCCTTGGTAAAACACAAATGTTTGAAGTTTCTgtttataaagcattttgtaTGAGAAAGTAATGTCTTCTGCTCTGGGCTAGAGTGCTAGAGAACTGTGTGTGCAGTACCAAGACACAAAGCATAGGTTCAACAACAGTCATGACGATCCAATATCTGTGCTGTGTGCTTTAGGACTGCCATCTAGTCCTATAGATTAACTGTTTTCAAGTGGTTGCAGAACATTCAGTCAACATGTAAAGCAAAATATCCTATGTAGGCTTCATCCCAAGGGACTAGTTTTAGTGCTCAGGAACTGCTCTGTAATAAGATCCAAatcatgggggggggggggggaggggtggcaGTGAGGGAAGGACCAAGAGATTAGTTTCCAAAGTTCACGCTAGCTTAGCTAAAAAGCTACTGCATGTGGAAGAATGTGATCAAGCAACACCAGGGGAAGGTgctaaaaggaaagcaatagtTTCATCTTTCCTCAGTACTTCTTTATGGGCACTaatttttgaaaagaagaatTTGCAGTTGACCTTAAGTACTGCTAAGCAATGTCTCAGTAGAAATTATATCTGAAcagcaatatttatttatatctgtttatttttttcttcaagaagtTCAGTTACACCATGCtaagaacaaagaaatacttaaaGCCAACTGCATTTCTAATTCTGGATGAAATGTCACAATTGAACACAAAATAAGTCCTTGCAGACGATACATTCTTTTGTTTGGGCAGACAACAAAGGCAGAGAATATCATCAAGCTCTTCTCTTTTGGGTGGTTAAGGGAACACAGTGAGATCCTAGCATCGCTTCAACATCCTAAAGAGCATGCGCTGcctgctttgattttgtttcttttaaggaaGCTATAAGGCAGGCTGAAGATATTACTATAAACAGTGTTTATAGCAAGTTTACAGAGAAGAGTCTGTATCACAGCATCAAGATGCCATGTATGTGTGTGATGTTTATAACTGTGAAAGTAAAAGGCTTGCATGTACCGTAAGAATATCATGGAAAGTATTAAATGACTTCCTACACTGAGATGGCCATCGAGGAACAAATTAGCAGCCCATCAGCAGGCTAATTTCTGAAGTTAGTAGTCCCATCTACCCTAACCAAGTAACATAGTGAACCAGCAAGGCTCTTGTAGTTATGGTCAAAAGATCTCAGACTAGCAATTTCGCTTGTCATTTTTTGGCCTATTTTTAAGAGTTCTACCCAAGTGTTTTGTTAGTTATCCATTTCCTCTCACAAATGCAGAATTTGAGGTCAAATTACAGGCCTGCTAGCAAAATTTAACGGATTTTTGTAGACCATATTAACCTTTACTTTCTTATTATAGTTCATTtaataattcaggaaaaaatatacaaatgtgTATGTGCAATCATTCCTTACAGAGCTCTCATACAAACCTTTTGGTCTCAGTCACTACCTGTTTAATGATGAATGACTACagatttcagaaacatttcagaaaagtcTTGAGCAAGATATTTGTTATGACCTACAAGCAGTGCTCTGGTCACAAAGGAGCAGAATTGGCTCTTTTGAAAAAGTACTCATAATAACATTTtggtcaaatatttttttttcaagttataCACACCAAAGGACGTAAAAAGACCTCCAAAGAGAGacaaacttatttttccttttttctgttggtttttttttagatgagCTAGCTAAGTTCAACTCATTGTTAGATTGATTGATGTCTTCATCTCTTATCAAGGCAACTGTGAATTCAGAGTTGCTCAGGTACAAATTCAACTATAGCAATCCTTTCAAAAATCAAGGGAAAATGCCTAAACTAAATTCTCTCTTCCCAATAAGCACACTGATATTTGTGAGAAGTATGCTACATCTTGTAGCTTATTGTGGTATGGTACTCAAACCTTACACGTTGATGATGAAATGATAGGAATAAGAATCTTAATGAAGTCTTGCCCTTTAGACTCAAGACTGAAGCATGTAACATGGACTATTTCCAGCTCTGTTATTGTTGAG from Falco biarmicus isolate bFalBia1 chromosome 9, bFalBia1.pri, whole genome shotgun sequence encodes:
- the PLAU gene encoding urokinase-type plasminogen activator; the encoded protein is MKLFIFLTVTLGTLATGLDSAYSKKHYKLPYKHRSYHKECHCLNGGTCITYYLFRGIIRCICPEGYTGTHCELDVDSMCYTEDGEDYRGMATEDECLPWDLPSVIRRAPFHAHLKNALQLGLGKHSYCRNPNGRSKPWCYTKKRFTIRETPCNMDKCGPACGQRSISKYFKIVGGSQAEVESQPWIAGIFQTRRGTDQFLCGGSLIDPCWVLTAAHCFHDPSNPLDKSRYKVYLGKSMLNVTDDNEQVFMVDDIISHPEFTDETGGNDNDIALIRIRTSTGQCAVESKYVRTVCLPEKNLDLQEHTRCEISGYGKQDLYDYSYAQRLMSATVNLISQRKCKYQYYDDVRVTDNMVCAGDPTWMTDACKGDSGGPMVCEHNGRMILYGIVSWGDGCARENKPGVYTRVTRYLNWIDSNMNAVTTKNRFVPEPK